Proteins encoded in a region of the Perca fluviatilis chromosome 8, GENO_Pfluv_1.0, whole genome shotgun sequence genome:
- the LOC120564659 gene encoding golgin subfamily A member 6-like protein 10, whose translation MDFDNIGEVIPAIAVIMQEIGKVIKMIFDYLTSPTKDNNMVLSSFYQRLRDLDDLVKSIQQDVNKASVYNTLENLKDVLSSAHTKIKKLEDEQKPGQKLNLKSYTSELNKINQSLTEAFVSLSASLHVHQMKKLVAQEKKLDAHEKKLNAQEKKLDAHEKKLNAQEKKLDAREKKLDAQEKKLNTQEKKLDEQEKKLDEQEKKLVKLDKKLVVWVVVTVCVLVALCVCVCVGWL comes from the coding sequence ATGGATTTCGACAATATCGGGGAGGTTATACCAGCCATAGCAGTGATCATGCAGGAGATCGGCAAGGTCATAAAAATGATCTTCGACTATCTGACTAGCCCTACGAAGGATAATAATATGGTATTATCAAGCTTTTACCAGAGACTTAGAGATCTGGACGACCTGGTGAAGTCCATTCAACAGGATGTAAACAAAGCCTCTGTGTACAATACTTTAGAAAACCTCAAAGATGTTCTGTCTTCAGCTCATACGAAGATCAAGAAATTGGAAGATGAACAAAAACCAGGTCAGAAGTTGAATCTCAAAAGTTACACATCAGAATTGAACAAAATTAACCAAAGTCTCACTGAGGCCTTTGTGAGTCTCTCTGCATCTCTGCATGTCCACCAAATGAAGAAGCTGGTCGCACAGGAGAAGAAGCTGGACGCACATGAGAAGAAGCTGAACGCACAGGAGAAGAAGCTGGACGCACATGAGAAGAAGCTGAACGCACAGGAGAAGAAGCTGGACGCACGGGAGAAGAAGCTGGACGCACAGGAGAAGAAGCTGAACACACAGGAGAAGAAGTTGGACGAACAGGAGAAGAAGTTGGACGAACAGGAGAAGAAGCTGGTCAAACTGGACAAGAAGCTGGTCGTTTGGGTTGTcgttactgtatgtgtgttggttgcactgtgtgtgtgtgtgtgtgttggttggttgtag
- the LOC120563745 gene encoding protein transport protein sec31-like, translated as MDLIRRATGPYTSVEDSVLNLCFTIFRTVEKVKVNRERCHQISDRVKSLERLVLTIKQKGPGQNSAMVEATLRELCVTLDSVATEMEKLAETSALKNALKSRSQEDKFWRMDRTLTDILHVLSGTLNIEQGNALYATPLPTPSPMAPANVYNPPASMNNPSPVAPASMYNAPAPMNNPSHVAPATIYNPPAPMNNPSPVASMYNPSSHE; from the coding sequence ATGGATCTAATCAGGAGAGCCACGGGACCGTACACATCCGTTGAAGATTCTGTCTTGAACCTGTGTTTTACCATCTTCCGCACTGTTGAGAAAGTGAAGGTCAACCGGGAGCGCTGCCACCAAATCTCAGACAGAGTCAAATCGCTGGAGAGACTGGTTCTCACCATCAAACAGAAAGGGCCGGGCCAAAATTCTGCCATGGTGGAGGCCACTCTGAGGGAACTCTGCGTCACTCTGGACTCTGTCGCCACAGAAATGGAGAAATTAGCCGAAACCAGTGCTCTTAAGAACGCCCTGAAGTCCAGAAGCCAAGAAGACAAGTTCTGGAGGATGGACAGAACCCTCACTGATATCCTCCATGTCTTGTCTGGGACTCTAAACATCGAGCAGGGCAACGCACTGTACGCAACCCCTCTGCCTACCCCCAGCCCCATGGCCCCCGCGAACGTGTATAACCCCCCAGCTTCCATGAATAACCCTAGTCCTGTGGCCCCCGCGAGCATGTATAACGCCCCAGCTCCCATGAATAACCCCAGCCACGTGGCCCCCGCGACCATTTATAACCCCCCAGCTCCCATGAATAACCCTAGTCCTGTGGCTAGCATGTATAACCCCAGCTCCCATGAATAA